A portion of the Eulemur rufifrons isolate Redbay chromosome 30, OSU_ERuf_1, whole genome shotgun sequence genome contains these proteins:
- the LOC138378499 gene encoding large ribosomal subunit protein eL36-like, protein MAPRYPMAVGLNKGHKVTKNVNKPRHSRRRRRRLPKHTKFVQDMIQEVCGFAPYEHRRAMELLKVSKDKRALKFIKKRVGTYICANRKQEELSNVQAAMRKAAAKKD, encoded by the coding sequence ATGGCTCCGCGCTACCCCATGGCCGTGGGCCTCAACAAGGGCCACAAGGTGACCAAGAACGTGAACAAACCGAGGcacagccgccgccgccgcaggcGCCTCCCCAAACACACCAAGTTCGTGCAGGACATGATCCAGGAGGTGTGTGGCTTCGCTCCCTATGAGCACCGCCGTGCCATGGAGTTGCTCAAGGTCTCCAAGGACAAACGGGCCCTCAAGTTCATCAAGAAGAGAGTGGGGACATACATCTGCGCTAACAGGAAGCAGGAGGAGCTGAGCAACGTCCAGGCCGCCATGAGGAAAGCAGCAGCCAAGAAGGACTGA